The Spirosoma radiotolerans genome has a window encoding:
- a CDS encoding RagB/SusD family nutrient uptake outer membrane protein: MKKLTIVITLFCLAVATSCSDKFLDVQPKAALAVTTLQNKTGVNALLIGAYALLDGWATAEGAYRSYQVGADNWVYGSVASDDAYKGTIAGDQPPISLIEQGNIQSDNIYFRGKWRGMYDGIARTNDVLQALAVTKDMTDAEKAQVTAEARFLRGHYHFELKKMFNMVPYIDEKIYNPNDLESTKLANTTDIWPNIVADLKAAYDVLPAKQTQVGRPTKWAAAAELGKAYLYQKKYAEAKVLLEAVVASNQYKLMDKYHDNFKAVTNNNAESIFEVQYSVNDGASGGENGNIGSTLNYPYGGGGVTTCCGFFQPSQNLVNAFKTDANGLPLVDSFNASDLTSDQNIESTAPFTPYAGAVDPRLDWTVGRRGIPYLDWGVHPGKAYVRDQAYGGPYSPKKHVMYKSDVGTNTFAGNPRLNANNYRMIRYDHVLLWLAEIEVEIGDLNKARGYVNQIRRRAANPDGFVKNADGSPAANYVIKEYTTPWTDQATARKAVQFEQRLEFAMEGHRRFDLVRWGVADQTLNAYYSTESKKRLYLNGVQFIKGRHEYFPIPLQEIFNSKKDGKETLVQNPGYN; encoded by the coding sequence ATGAAAAAATTAACTATAGTCATAACCTTATTTTGTCTGGCAGTGGCAACTTCCTGCTCCGACAAGTTTCTGGATGTGCAGCCTAAAGCCGCGCTAGCCGTTACGACGCTACAAAATAAAACCGGTGTAAATGCCTTGCTGATTGGCGCCTATGCGCTTCTGGATGGCTGGGCAACGGCCGAAGGCGCTTACCGGTCATATCAGGTAGGTGCCGATAACTGGGTCTACGGCAGCGTTGCCAGCGATGACGCCTACAAAGGCACTATCGCCGGGGATCAGCCGCCGATTTCGCTCATCGAGCAAGGCAATATTCAGTCCGACAACATTTACTTCCGGGGAAAATGGCGGGGTATGTATGACGGGATTGCCCGCACGAACGACGTTTTACAGGCATTGGCCGTTACGAAAGACATGACCGATGCGGAGAAAGCACAGGTCACCGCCGAAGCCCGGTTTCTGCGTGGGCATTACCATTTTGAACTCAAAAAGATGTTTAACATGGTTCCCTACATTGACGAGAAAATTTACAATCCCAATGATCTCGAAAGCACGAAACTGGCTAATACCACCGATATCTGGCCCAACATTGTCGCTGACCTAAAAGCCGCTTACGATGTGCTGCCTGCCAAACAAACACAGGTAGGTCGCCCAACCAAATGGGCAGCCGCAGCCGAATTGGGCAAAGCCTATTTGTATCAGAAAAAATACGCCGAAGCCAAAGTATTGCTCGAAGCCGTGGTTGCCAGCAATCAGTATAAACTGATGGACAAGTATCACGACAACTTTAAAGCGGTGACCAACAACAACGCGGAGTCCATTTTTGAGGTACAGTATTCGGTCAACGACGGCGCATCGGGTGGTGAGAATGGCAACATCGGCTCAACACTCAACTACCCCTATGGTGGTGGTGGCGTTACAACCTGTTGCGGCTTTTTCCAACCTTCCCAAAATTTGGTAAACGCCTTCAAGACAGATGCCAATGGCCTGCCACTCGTTGATTCGTTCAATGCGTCAGACTTAACCAGCGACCAGAACATCGAATCGACGGCGCCATTTACACCCTATGCTGGCGCCGTCGATCCGCGTCTTGACTGGACGGTTGGCCGTCGGGGCATTCCGTATCTGGATTGGGGTGTTCATCCTGGCAAAGCTTACGTACGCGATCAGGCATACGGTGGCCCCTACTCGCCTAAAAAGCACGTGATGTATAAGTCAGATGTGGGGACAAACACCTTCGCTGGTAACCCCCGCCTGAATGCCAATAATTACCGTATGATTCGGTATGACCACGTATTGCTCTGGCTGGCTGAAATTGAAGTTGAAATTGGTGATCTGAACAAAGCTCGTGGGTATGTAAACCAAATTCGGCGACGGGCAGCCAACCCGGATGGTTTTGTCAAAAATGCCGATGGGTCTCCAGCAGCCAATTACGTCATCAAAGAATACACGACTCCCTGGACCGATCAGGCAACTGCCCGTAAAGCTGTACAGTTTGAGCAACGGCTGGAATTTGCCATGGAAGGCCACCGCCGGTTTGATCTGGTTCGCTGGGGTGTAGCGGATCAAACTCTGAACGCCTATTACTCAACTGAATCCAAAAAACGGCTGTACCTGAATGGCGTTCAGTTCATTAAAGGCCGACATGAGTACTTCCCGATCCCGCTTCAGGAAATATTCAACAGTAAGAAAGACGGCAAAGAAACGCTTGTACAAAATCCGGGTTATAACTAA
- a CDS encoding SusC/RagA family TonB-linked outer membrane protein, translated as MMKRALRQAYRTLPLVVFAWLLCLGAFAQERKITGRITDGNDNSGLPGANIVVKGTQTGVVTDANGQFSLNVAAGRDVLTVSAIGYASQEVTIGSRTTINLAMAPDIKTLNEVVVTGYGAQAKRDITGAVATVDTKQLLSVPATNVGQALQGRVAGVQVGNENSPGGGVMVRIRGFGTINDNSPLYVIDGVPTKGNLNTLNLNDVESMQILKDASAASIYGSRAGNGVVIITTKKGKAGKPKFTYDTYYGSQRHGKLLDMLNTQEYAQLTWTSRINSGVVGANGNPVHSQFGNGATPVIPDFVLPSGASASDPRLARNPDGTYVNYNNDINSPTFLLITPANKTGTNWLEEIFQTAPIQNHQLGVSGGSENGRYAMSLNYFNQEGIMKYTGYKRYSLRANTEFNVNKRVRVGQNFQVAYGERLGQPNGNNAESNPVSFAYRIQPIIPVYDVAGNFAGTRGGDLDNANNPVALLYRNKDNIQKEIRLFGNAFAEVDILKNLTARTSFGIDYNLFNFKNYTIRDIESAEARGSNSLQTNNNYEWTWTWYNTLTYNMAIGDRHRFNVIVGTESIKNYFETFDASRTNFAVDDVENRYLSAGTGVQTNNGGASNWRLASEFAKLNYVLDDKYLIDLTVRRDRSSRFAKEFRSAVFPAASVGWRVSKENFFKPITLFDDLKFRAGWGQTGNQEIGNYNSFTQFSTNPITSFYDINGTRTSAVPGYELTQFGNARAKWETTTSLNIGFDASLLKNRLTVGFDWYTRTTSDMLFPVQAPLTQGVATVPFQNIGSMRNRGVDLMINYGDKIGSGGLSYNVGANFSTYRNVVTKTNGDPSTQYFGINDERIQNFVVTQQDYPVSSFFGYTIDGIFQTNEEAKAAPVQFGNAASENVAGRFKFRDINGDGVINTKDLSIIGSPHPKFTYGLNLNLNYKNFGLTLFGQGVQGNQIFNYTKYWTDFPTFAGNRSTRMLYQSWQPGKTDAILPQLRSSDQVSIQPSTYYLESGSYFRMKNIQLTYQLPQLLLSKLGLGATSVYIQGQNLFTVTKYSGMDPEINLRAYSAGNDRQIGVDGGSYPVAKTVLVGLNLSF; from the coding sequence ATGATGAAACGCGCTTTACGACAAGCGTACCGCACATTGCCACTCGTTGTTTTCGCTTGGCTTTTGTGCCTAGGGGCTTTTGCCCAGGAACGCAAAATTACCGGCCGGATTACCGACGGCAACGACAATAGTGGCCTCCCCGGCGCTAATATTGTTGTGAAAGGAACCCAGACGGGCGTGGTTACCGACGCCAATGGGCAGTTTTCCTTGAATGTTGCTGCCGGACGCGATGTACTAACTGTTTCGGCTATTGGCTATGCCTCTCAGGAAGTTACGATTGGTTCCCGAACAACCATCAACCTGGCCATGGCACCCGACATAAAAACACTTAATGAAGTAGTCGTGACGGGTTATGGCGCACAGGCCAAACGGGACATTACGGGAGCCGTAGCCACAGTAGATACCAAGCAGCTTCTGTCGGTGCCGGCAACCAACGTTGGGCAGGCTCTTCAGGGTCGGGTAGCTGGTGTGCAGGTTGGCAATGAAAACTCTCCTGGTGGCGGTGTCATGGTACGTATCCGGGGTTTTGGTACGATCAATGATAACTCCCCGCTTTATGTAATCGACGGCGTTCCAACCAAGGGAAACCTTAACACCCTGAATTTAAACGACGTAGAGAGCATGCAGATTTTAAAAGATGCGTCAGCCGCTTCCATCTACGGCTCGCGCGCGGGCAATGGCGTCGTCATTATTACAACGAAGAAAGGGAAAGCCGGTAAACCTAAATTCACTTACGATACGTATTATGGTTCACAGCGGCACGGCAAGTTACTGGATATGCTCAACACCCAGGAGTATGCTCAGCTAACCTGGACATCCCGCATTAACTCCGGGGTTGTCGGTGCCAACGGCAATCCGGTTCACTCGCAGTTTGGCAATGGGGCAACGCCCGTCATCCCTGATTTTGTGCTACCCAGTGGCGCATCGGCCAGCGACCCTCGGCTTGCCCGGAACCCCGACGGAACATACGTCAATTACAACAATGACATTAATTCACCAACTTTCTTACTCATCACGCCAGCCAATAAAACAGGAACCAACTGGCTGGAAGAGATTTTTCAGACCGCTCCTATCCAGAATCATCAGCTAGGGGTATCGGGTGGTAGCGAGAACGGGCGCTATGCCATGTCGCTGAACTACTTCAACCAGGAAGGGATCATGAAGTACACGGGCTACAAACGCTATTCGCTGCGGGCCAATACCGAGTTTAACGTGAACAAGCGAGTTCGCGTTGGGCAAAACTTTCAGGTCGCTTATGGCGAACGCCTAGGCCAGCCTAACGGCAACAACGCCGAAAGCAACCCCGTCTCCTTCGCGTATCGTATTCAGCCAATTATTCCGGTTTACGACGTAGCGGGTAACTTCGCCGGCACACGTGGGGGCGACCTTGATAACGCCAATAATCCGGTGGCTCTACTTTACCGGAACAAGGATAATATTCAGAAAGAGATTCGGCTGTTTGGCAATGCATTTGCCGAAGTCGACATCCTGAAAAACCTGACGGCCCGGACCAGCTTCGGGATCGATTACAACCTGTTCAATTTCAAAAACTACACCATTCGGGATATTGAATCAGCTGAAGCTCGTGGCTCTAACAGCCTGCAAACCAACAACAACTATGAATGGACCTGGACGTGGTACAATACTCTGACCTATAACATGGCCATTGGCGACCGGCACCGGTTCAATGTCATTGTCGGTACAGAATCCATCAAAAATTATTTTGAAACATTCGATGCCAGCCGGACGAACTTCGCCGTTGATGACGTCGAAAACCGATACCTGAGTGCGGGCACGGGCGTTCAGACAAACAATGGTGGAGCATCGAACTGGCGGTTAGCCTCCGAGTTTGCCAAGCTGAATTATGTGCTGGATGATAAATACCTGATTGACCTGACCGTTCGTCGTGACCGTTCGTCGCGCTTCGCGAAAGAGTTCCGGTCGGCGGTGTTCCCGGCGGCCAGTGTTGGCTGGCGTGTCTCAAAGGAGAACTTTTTCAAGCCGATCACCCTGTTCGATGATCTGAAATTCCGGGCTGGCTGGGGCCAGACGGGTAACCAGGAAATTGGGAACTACAACTCCTTCACGCAGTTCAGCACGAACCCCATTACGTCCTTTTATGACATCAATGGAACACGTACCTCGGCGGTGCCCGGCTACGAACTCACGCAGTTTGGTAACGCCAGGGCAAAATGGGAAACCACAACCAGCCTGAACATCGGCTTTGACGCTAGCCTGCTCAAAAATCGACTAACGGTGGGCTTCGACTGGTATACACGCACAACTTCCGATATGCTCTTTCCGGTGCAGGCACCCCTCACCCAGGGGGTAGCCACGGTTCCTTTCCAGAACATCGGGTCGATGCGCAACCGGGGTGTTGACCTGATGATCAACTATGGCGATAAAATCGGCAGCGGTGGACTGAGTTATAACGTTGGCGCTAACTTCAGCACCTACCGCAACGTAGTAACCAAAACCAATGGTGACCCAAGTACGCAGTATTTCGGCATCAACGACGAGCGGATTCAGAACTTCGTTGTCACTCAGCAGGACTACCCTGTCTCGTCCTTCTTTGGCTACACCATCGACGGCATATTCCAGACGAATGAAGAAGCGAAGGCCGCTCCGGTTCAGTTCGGAAATGCGGCATCCGAGAACGTGGCGGGCCGCTTTAAGTTCCGTGATATAAATGGCGATGGCGTTATTAATACCAAAGACCTGAGCATCATTGGCAGCCCGCACCCAAAATTCACGTATGGCCTGAATCTAAACCTGAACTATAAAAACTTCGGGCTTACGCTGTTTGGGCAAGGTGTCCAGGGCAACCAGATTTTCAACTACACGAAATACTGGACTGACTTTCCAACGTTTGCCGGTAACCGCAGCACGCGTATGCTGTATCAGTCATGGCAGCCGGGAAAAACAGATGCCATATTACCCCAGCTCAGATCGAGCGATCAGGTTAGTATTCAACCGTCGACTTACTACCTGGAGAGTGGCTCGTATTTCCGGATGAAAAACATTCAGTTAACCTATCAACTTCCCCAATTGCTGCTTTCCAAATTGGGCCTGGGTGCAACGTCCGTTTACATTCAGGGACAGAACCTGTTTACGGTTACCAAGTATTCAGGCATGGACCCAGAAATCAACCTGCGCGCTTATTCCGCTGGCAACGACCGCCAGATTGGGGTCGACGGTGGCTCCTATCCCGTTGCAAAAACCGTATTAGTAGGTCTGAATCTGTCATTTTAA
- a CDS encoding phospho-sugar mutase: MEVTLDSPTQQRVDQWLSGNYDADSKEAIQHLIDSGNIAELTDSFYRDLEFGTGGLRGVLGVGSNRMNRYTVGAATQGLSNYINAAFPGEDISVAIAHDSRRMSPEFARLVADIFSANGIKVYLFSSLRPTPELSFAIRQLGCQSGIVVTASHNPPEYNGYKVYWNDGGQVVAPHDKGIIAEVNKITSVDAIKFEGVPEKIHLIDEEIDAPYVERVKSNAVNPDVIQRQANLNIVYTPIHGTGITLVPRVLDALGFNNVHIVEEQATPDGNFPTVKSPNPEERAAMQLALDLANKLNADLIMATDPDADRVGAGARNHHGEFELLNGNQMASLIIYYLLNAWKDAGKLTGKEFVAKTIVTTDLIDKMCARYGVNCYNTLTGFKYIAEVIRELEGKEQFIGGGEESYGYLIGDFVRDKDAIASCAIIAELTAYAKDQGKSLFDMLMAMYQENGFYYEALVSLTKKGREGADAIQQMMAGFRANPPKSIAGSAVVRVDDYKALTRLDPQSGQTSTIEAGKMGIESSNVLQFFTEDGTKVSARPSGTEPKIKFYVSVVEPLESKDAFDDTYAQLKAKVQRVIDELQLT; the protein is encoded by the coding sequence ATGGAAGTAACCCTTGATTCCCCTACTCAGCAACGCGTCGACCAATGGCTTAGCGGCAACTACGATGCTGATTCCAAAGAGGCTATCCAGCATCTGATCGACTCCGGCAATATTGCGGAGCTTACCGACTCGTTCTACCGCGACCTTGAATTTGGCACCGGGGGCCTGCGGGGCGTTTTAGGTGTAGGCTCAAACCGAATGAACCGCTATACGGTTGGAGCCGCTACGCAGGGGCTATCTAATTATATCAACGCAGCCTTCCCCGGCGAAGATATTAGCGTCGCCATTGCGCACGATAGCCGCCGGATGAGTCCGGAATTTGCCCGGTTAGTAGCCGATATTTTTTCGGCAAACGGCATTAAGGTGTATCTGTTCAGCAGCCTGCGCCCCACCCCTGAACTCTCCTTTGCCATTCGCCAGTTGGGCTGCCAGAGCGGCATTGTCGTTACGGCCTCGCACAACCCACCCGAATACAACGGGTATAAAGTGTACTGGAACGATGGGGGCCAGGTAGTGGCCCCCCACGACAAAGGCATTATTGCCGAAGTGAACAAGATCACCTCCGTCGATGCGATTAAGTTTGAAGGCGTGCCGGAGAAAATCCACCTGATCGACGAAGAAATCGATGCGCCCTACGTAGAGCGGGTCAAATCGAACGCCGTCAACCCGGATGTCATCCAACGGCAGGCTAACCTGAATATCGTTTATACGCCTATTCACGGTACGGGCATTACGCTGGTACCGCGCGTCCTCGATGCCCTGGGTTTCAACAACGTTCACATTGTGGAAGAGCAGGCTACGCCGGATGGCAACTTCCCAACGGTGAAATCGCCGAATCCCGAAGAACGCGCAGCCATGCAACTGGCCCTTGACTTGGCCAACAAACTGAACGCCGATCTCATTATGGCCACTGACCCCGACGCCGACCGCGTTGGCGCTGGTGCCCGCAATCATCATGGCGAATTTGAGTTGCTGAACGGCAATCAGATGGCCAGTCTGATTATCTATTACCTGCTCAATGCCTGGAAAGATGCGGGTAAGCTAACCGGAAAGGAGTTTGTGGCCAAGACCATCGTTACCACCGACCTCATCGACAAGATGTGCGCTCGTTACGGTGTAAATTGCTATAACACCCTGACCGGTTTTAAATACATCGCCGAAGTGATCCGGGAACTGGAAGGAAAAGAACAGTTTATTGGCGGGGGCGAAGAAAGCTACGGCTACCTGATCGGCGATTTCGTGCGCGATAAAGATGCCATTGCCTCCTGCGCCATTATTGCCGAACTGACTGCCTACGCCAAAGATCAGGGTAAAAGCCTGTTCGATATGCTGATGGCTATGTATCAGGAAAATGGCTTTTATTATGAAGCGCTGGTATCGCTCACTAAAAAAGGACGGGAAGGGGCGGATGCCATTCAACAAATGATGGCCGGTTTCCGGGCAAACCCGCCCAAATCCATCGCTGGATCGGCCGTGGTTCGGGTAGATGATTATAAAGCGCTCACGCGTTTGGACCCACAGAGTGGACAGACGTCGACTATCGAAGCCGGCAAAATGGGCATTGAGTCGTCAAACGTGTTGCAGTTTTTCACCGAAGACGGCACCAAAGTATCGGCCCGTCCATCGGGAACGGAGCCCAAAATCAAGTTTTACGTCAGTGTGGTTGAACCGCTCGAAAGTAAAGATGCCTTCGATGATACGTATGCCCAGCTAAAAGCCAAAGTACAGCGCGTAATTGACGAGCTGCAATTGACCTAA
- a CDS encoding alanine dehydrogenase, with protein sequence MTGFEELAKQTALYPKEAPLAVKTNRNSLLIGLPKEVSLQENRIALTPEAVAILVRNGHNVIVEQGAGEKAKFSDTEYSEAGAQIARSPKEVYEANLILKVEPLVEAEFEHVQSGSTVISAVNLPTHDRAYFEKINSKNLTSFGYEYIEDQGGNLPVIRSMSEIAGSTVMLIAGEYLSNADNGRGIILGGITGVPPTKVVMLGAGTVTEYATRTAIGMGADVKVFDKHLYKLQRLKYAVGQHVYTSIIDSDTLAEAIQRADVVIGAMRADDAFSPVVVTEEMIGRMKPDSVIIDVSIDQGGNFETSRMTTHKQPTFKHMGVIHYCVPNIAARVAYTASMALSNIFLPFLLETGTTGGIEQMMYANRWFMKGVYSHKGTLTNAYIARKFNMRFKDLDLLLAARF encoded by the coding sequence GTGACTGGATTTGAGGAATTGGCCAAACAAACGGCCTTGTACCCGAAAGAAGCTCCGCTGGCGGTAAAGACCAATCGGAACAGCCTGCTCATTGGTCTGCCTAAAGAAGTGTCGCTTCAGGAAAACCGCATCGCATTAACCCCCGAAGCGGTAGCGATTCTGGTGCGAAACGGGCACAACGTGATTGTTGAACAGGGCGCGGGAGAGAAAGCTAAATTCTCAGATACCGAATACAGCGAAGCTGGCGCGCAGATTGCCCGCTCGCCCAAAGAAGTGTACGAAGCGAACCTGATTCTCAAAGTCGAGCCCCTTGTCGAGGCTGAGTTTGAACACGTTCAATCGGGCAGCACGGTTATTTCTGCCGTCAACTTACCCACCCACGACCGGGCCTACTTCGAAAAAATCAATAGCAAGAACTTAACATCGTTTGGTTACGAATATATTGAAGACCAGGGCGGTAACTTACCGGTTATTCGTTCAATGAGCGAAATTGCGGGCAGCACGGTGATGCTTATCGCCGGAGAATACCTGAGCAATGCCGATAATGGCCGGGGGATTATTCTGGGTGGCATAACGGGTGTGCCACCGACAAAAGTAGTGATGCTCGGCGCCGGAACAGTTACCGAATACGCAACCCGTACCGCTATTGGCATGGGTGCCGATGTAAAAGTATTCGATAAGCATTTGTATAAACTCCAACGACTTAAGTATGCCGTTGGGCAGCACGTTTACACCTCCATTATCGACTCCGATACCCTGGCCGAAGCCATTCAGCGGGCCGATGTCGTCATTGGTGCCATGCGGGCCGACGATGCATTCAGCCCGGTGGTGGTGACTGAAGAAATGATTGGACGGATGAAACCCGATTCGGTTATCATCGATGTGTCGATTGACCAGGGCGGCAACTTCGAGACCTCCCGCATGACGACCCACAAGCAGCCTACATTCAAACATATGGGGGTTATTCACTACTGCGTCCCCAACATAGCAGCACGCGTTGCCTACACGGCTAGTATGGCGCTGAGCAATATCTTTCTCCCTTTCCTGCTCGAAACGGGCACCACGGGCGGTATCGAGCAGATGATGTATGCGAACCGTTGGTTTATGAAAGGTGTTTACAGTCACAAAGGAACGCTCACCAACGCCTATATCGCACGCAAATTCAACATGCGGTTTAAAGATCTGGACCTCTTGCTGGCCGCCCGATTTTAA
- the tsaE gene encoding tRNA (adenosine(37)-N6)-threonylcarbamoyltransferase complex ATPase subunit type 1 TsaE, translating to MTLHLDHVDKLDTIARQLLADGREQSVWLFEGDMGAGKTTLIKAICRTLGVVSLVQSPTFSIVNEYTTHEGHSVYHFDCYRLRNEAEALDIGLEEYIDSGNYCFIEWPERITSLWPATYYQVHMSAEPDGRRLIETNLV from the coding sequence ATGACCCTGCATCTTGACCATGTGGATAAACTTGACACCATTGCCCGCCAGCTATTGGCCGATGGCAGAGAGCAGTCAGTCTGGCTATTTGAGGGCGACATGGGAGCGGGCAAAACAACGCTGATCAAGGCTATCTGCCGAACATTGGGAGTCGTTAGCCTGGTACAAAGTCCAACCTTTTCGATCGTAAATGAATACACCACACATGAGGGGCATTCTGTTTATCACTTCGATTGTTACCGACTCCGGAATGAAGCCGAAGCACTGGACATTGGCTTGGAAGAGTACATAGATTCCGGTAATTATTGCTTCATTGAATGGCCAGAGCGCATTACATCGCTATGGCCTGCTACCTATTACCAGGTTCATATGTCGGCAGAACCGGATGGCCGTAGACTAATCGAAACAAATTTGGTTTAA
- a CDS encoding DUF4249 domain-containing protein, translating into MRLVVFALSSLLLTFLLTACVDPLELTIIETVDILVVDGTITNLPEPQIIRINRSKSDPLTGRFGSVPITKALVEVLVDSAQRLACHETVAGSYQLPSDFRGQVGHAYQLQFTLSDGTHYVSTQQIMQPVPAIGRVSAKFNSASLPVGQQLAGGYRAGHDVFIDWTDPANQHNYYRWEWKLYEKQHWCRSCQQGIYAVNVIPPHAYKDKTFYVSSDELYENCFVPVNYLEAAQPPFYSGSFVYDYPCRTQCWDIIYSSSLNVFDDQYSNGGQILGRNVAQIPYYDSTAALVEIRQLSLPPSAHTYFSRFQNQTQNVNGLTDSSPSAPVGNIHNAGNRAESVVGYFTASAVSAVRYWLDRKDVVGLPFGQTDPTRASTLPGAELFYSLNLRQPIPEPLYPYPPIRVWGGPPRPVTAICVSSDSRTPFKPDGWQD; encoded by the coding sequence ATGCGCTTAGTCGTTTTTGCGTTGAGCAGCTTGCTACTCACGTTCCTGCTCACCGCTTGTGTAGATCCGCTCGAGTTAACGATTATTGAAACCGTAGATATTCTGGTCGTCGATGGTACCATCACAAACCTGCCCGAACCGCAAATTATCCGGATCAACCGGTCCAAATCAGACCCCTTAACTGGCCGCTTTGGCTCTGTGCCGATTACAAAGGCATTGGTCGAAGTGCTTGTCGATTCCGCGCAACGTTTAGCCTGCCATGAAACGGTAGCGGGTAGTTATCAGCTACCCAGTGATTTCAGAGGACAAGTAGGTCATGCTTACCAGTTGCAGTTTACCCTGAGTGATGGGACGCACTATGTATCAACGCAGCAAATCATGCAGCCGGTACCGGCCATTGGGCGCGTGTCGGCCAAATTCAACTCGGCCAGCCTGCCGGTCGGACAACAACTGGCAGGCGGTTATCGGGCCGGTCATGATGTATTTATCGATTGGACAGACCCGGCAAATCAGCACAATTACTACCGATGGGAATGGAAACTCTACGAAAAGCAGCACTGGTGTCGGAGCTGTCAGCAGGGTATTTATGCGGTCAATGTTATTCCGCCCCATGCCTATAAAGACAAAACGTTCTATGTTTCCAGCGACGAACTTTATGAAAACTGTTTTGTGCCCGTCAACTATTTAGAAGCTGCCCAGCCCCCGTTTTATAGCGGATCATTTGTGTATGATTACCCCTGCCGTACGCAGTGCTGGGACATTATTTACAGCTCGTCGCTTAATGTCTTCGACGATCAATACAGCAACGGCGGTCAGATTCTGGGGCGAAACGTGGCACAGATTCCCTATTATGACAGTACAGCGGCACTTGTTGAAATCAGGCAATTGTCCTTACCGCCATCAGCCCATACCTATTTCAGCCGCTTTCAGAACCAGACCCAAAATGTAAACGGCCTGACCGATTCATCTCCATCCGCCCCGGTGGGCAATATTCATAACGCGGGCAACCGTGCCGAGTCGGTTGTTGGTTATTTTACAGCATCGGCCGTATCGGCCGTGCGGTACTGGCTGGATCGTAAAGATGTTGTTGGTCTGCCTTTTGGCCAGACAGACCCGACCAGAGCTTCTACCTTACCCGGCGCTGAACTGTTTTATTCCCTTAACCTACGACAACCCATTCCTGAGCCCCTATATCCTTACCCTCCTATTCGCGTATGGGGCGGTCCACCCCGACCTGTAACGGCCATCTGCGTTTCCAGCGACAGTCGAACGCCCTTTAAGCCGGATGGCTGGCAGGATTGA